From one Rhodanobacteraceae bacterium genomic stretch:
- the smc gene encoding chromosome segregation protein SMC has translation MRLATVKLAGFKSFVDATTLHLPTNMTAVVGPNGCGKSNIIDAVKWVLGESAASRLRGDSMTDVIFNGTTERKPVGQASVELIFDNSDASVLGEYAAYNEISVRRVVGRDGQSQYWLNGTKCRRRDVTDLFLGTGLGPRSYAIIEQGMISQIVEAAPEDLRVHLEEAAGISKYKERRKETESRMRATRENLERLKDVSDEVDKQLEHLRRQAKQAERWTELRAEQRKVDAEVKALGWRALSTQLAAEMERLKQAELLVEQLAADQTRNEADTEQARSEHVTAAENFRAVQAEHYQVGAEIARVEQQLAFRRDTVARLKRELIEAGAQRSHLDEQLRLDRDQQTLLAQALEREEPRLTALADAAADRSDALAAAEAALAAWHSRADTLTRTAGDATKAAEVERTRIDYLERQMHQAIKRREILDSETAMLASRGSADELSALRESLQVEEETVETLSAELDARKAAVAGADQSLRGSQAQLNQLRQQLSSARGRLASLEALQHAALGEDRRELTAWLNRHGLQQAPRLGTLLQVEPGWEAAVETALGMALEAIVVDQAATRDLDIASLPKGVLTLVDTAQADATPEPGTLASRVRGPAALVCWLGGIRTAADADAARTLAQGLAPHQSAISPDGHWFGPGWRRIDRGSQGHEGVIQRGREIEALKQEIEAGDERSAELDQLLSQSRTALAEAERARELAQTSLYAAHRKLADFSGKVKSHEGKVEQERQRREAIAREREQLGEQIHQAEQQTREARGKLNGEMARLETLAEERERLEAERQRLTQARESARNGAREAQEGERQLALSVESKRTAARSLAAAIERIQVQLGQLGQRRGQLEQQLEESEGPLPKLEQELRLHLDQRVLVDQRLSAARQALEQLDQKLRKHDFERQRIDHQLAQAREKKSQAQLGEQAIRIKAEALEEALHAEGFERDAVIAELDPAATLPVWEARLADLEQRIKRLEPVNLAAIQELEEQSQRKTYLDAQHADLTEALETLEEAIRKIDRETRTRFKETFDRVNAGVQELFPRLFGGGHAYLELTGEDLLSTGVNIIARPPGKKPASIGLLSGGEKALTAVSLVFSIFRLNPAPFCLLDEVDAPLDEANVGRFSQMVVEMSKSVQFLVVSHNKVTMEAASQLAGVTMREPGVSRLVSVDLAEATRLVG, from the coding sequence ATGCGCCTCGCCACCGTCAAACTGGCCGGGTTCAAGTCCTTCGTCGACGCGACGACCTTGCACCTGCCGACCAACATGACCGCCGTCGTCGGTCCGAACGGCTGTGGCAAGTCGAACATCATCGACGCGGTGAAATGGGTGCTGGGTGAGTCCGCCGCCAGCCGTTTGCGCGGCGATTCGATGACCGACGTGATCTTCAACGGCACCACCGAGCGCAAGCCGGTCGGCCAGGCGTCGGTGGAGCTGATCTTCGACAACTCCGACGCCAGCGTGCTCGGCGAGTACGCGGCCTACAACGAGATCTCGGTGCGCCGCGTGGTCGGGCGCGATGGCCAGTCGCAGTACTGGCTGAATGGTACCAAGTGCCGTCGCCGCGACGTGACCGATTTGTTCCTGGGTACCGGCCTCGGGCCGCGCTCCTACGCGATCATCGAGCAGGGCATGATCTCGCAGATCGTCGAGGCGGCGCCCGAAGACCTGCGCGTGCACCTCGAAGAGGCCGCCGGCATCTCCAAGTACAAGGAGCGGCGCAAGGAGACCGAGTCGCGCATGCGTGCGACGCGCGAGAACCTGGAGCGCCTGAAGGACGTCTCGGACGAGGTCGACAAGCAGCTCGAACACCTGCGCCGCCAGGCCAAGCAGGCCGAGCGCTGGACCGAGCTGCGCGCCGAGCAGCGCAAGGTGGACGCCGAGGTGAAGGCCCTGGGCTGGCGCGCGCTGTCCACCCAGCTGGCGGCCGAGATGGAGCGGCTCAAGCAGGCCGAGCTGCTGGTGGAGCAACTGGCCGCCGACCAGACGCGCAACGAGGCCGACACCGAGCAGGCGCGCAGCGAGCACGTCACCGCTGCCGAGAATTTCCGCGCGGTGCAGGCCGAGCATTACCAGGTCGGCGCCGAGATCGCGCGGGTCGAACAACAACTGGCGTTCCGCCGCGACACCGTCGCAAGGCTGAAGCGCGAACTGATCGAGGCCGGCGCGCAGCGCAGCCATCTCGACGAGCAGCTGCGCCTGGATCGCGACCAGCAGACGCTGCTGGCGCAAGCGCTCGAGCGCGAGGAGCCGCGGCTGACCGCGCTGGCCGATGCCGCTGCCGACCGCAGCGACGCGCTGGCGGCCGCGGAGGCCGCGCTGGCCGCCTGGCACAGCCGCGCCGACACCCTGACGCGCACCGCGGGCGACGCGACCAAGGCGGCCGAGGTCGAGCGCACGCGCATCGACTACCTCGAGCGCCAGATGCACCAGGCGATCAAGCGCCGCGAGATCCTCGATTCCGAGACCGCGATGCTGGCCTCGCGCGGCAGTGCCGACGAGCTCAGCGCGCTGCGCGAATCGCTGCAGGTGGAGGAAGAAACGGTCGAAACGCTGTCGGCCGAGCTGGATGCGCGCAAGGCCGCGGTGGCCGGCGCCGACCAGTCGCTGCGCGGCAGCCAGGCGCAGCTGAACCAGTTGCGGCAGCAGCTGAGTTCGGCGCGCGGCCGGTTGGCCTCGCTGGAGGCCCTGCAGCATGCCGCGCTCGGCGAAGACCGGCGCGAACTGACGGCCTGGCTGAATCGCCACGGCCTGCAGCAGGCGCCGCGCCTCGGCACGCTGCTGCAGGTGGAGCCAGGCTGGGAGGCCGCAGTCGAAACCGCGCTCGGCATGGCGCTGGAAGCCATCGTGGTCGACCAGGCCGCGACGCGCGATCTGGACATCGCCTCCCTGCCGAAGGGCGTGCTGACCCTGGTCGACACGGCACAGGCGGATGCGACCCCGGAACCCGGCACCCTGGCATCGCGCGTGCGCGGCCCGGCGGCGCTGGTCTGCTGGCTGGGCGGCATCCGTACCGCCGCCGATGCCGATGCGGCGCGCACGCTGGCGCAGGGCCTGGCGCCGCACCAGAGCGCGATCAGCCCCGACGGCCACTGGTTCGGCCCGGGCTGGCGTCGGATCGATCGCGGCAGCCAGGGTCACGAGGGCGTGATCCAGCGGGGGCGCGAGATCGAGGCGCTGAAGCAGGAGATCGAGGCCGGCGACGAGCGCTCCGCCGAGCTGGACCAGTTGCTCAGCCAGAGCCGCACCGCGCTGGCCGAGGCCGAGCGCGCGCGCGAACTGGCGCAGACCAGTTTGTACGCCGCGCACCGCAAGTTGGCGGATTTCTCCGGCAAGGTGAAGAGCCACGAAGGCAAGGTCGAGCAGGAGCGCCAGCGCCGCGAAGCCATCGCCCGCGAGCGCGAGCAACTCGGCGAGCAGATCCACCAGGCCGAGCAACAGACGCGCGAGGCGCGCGGCAAACTGAATGGTGAGATGGCGCGGCTGGAAACCCTGGCCGAGGAGCGCGAGCGCCTGGAAGCCGAACGCCAGCGCCTGACCCAGGCACGCGAGAGTGCCCGCAACGGCGCGCGCGAGGCGCAGGAAGGCGAGCGCCAGTTGGCGCTGTCGGTGGAGTCCAAGCGCACCGCAGCGCGCTCGCTTGCCGCCGCGATCGAGCGCATCCAGGTCCAGCTCGGCCAGCTCGGCCAGCGCCGCGGCCAGTTGGAGCAGCAACTGGAAGAGTCCGAGGGCCCGCTGCCCAAGCTGGAGCAGGAACTGCGGCTGCACCTCGACCAGCGGGTACTGGTCGACCAGCGCCTGTCGGCCGCGCGCCAGGCTTTGGAGCAGCTCGACCAGAAGCTGCGCAAGCACGATTTCGAGCGCCAGCGCATCGACCACCAGCTGGCCCAGGCGCGCGAGAAGAAGAGCCAGGCGCAGCTGGGAGAGCAGGCGATCCGGATCAAGGCCGAGGCGCTAGAAGAAGCGCTGCACGCCGAAGGTTTCGAGCGCGATGCAGTGATCGCCGAACTCGACCCGGCCGCGACGCTGCCGGTCTGGGAAGCGCGCCTGGCGGACCTGGAACAGCGCATCAAGCGGCTGGAGCCGGTCAACCTGGCGGCGATCCAGGAACTGGAAGAGCAGTCGCAGCGCAAGACCTACCTCGACGCGCAGCACGCCGACCTGACCGAGGCGCTGGAAACCCTGGAAGAGGCGATCCGCAAGATCGACCGCGAGACGCGCACGCGCTTCAAGGAAACATTCGACCGCGTCAATGCCGGCGTGCAGGAGCTGTTCCCGCGCCTGTTCGGCGGCGGCCACGCCTACCTGGAGCTGACCGGCGAGGACCTTTTGTCGACCGGCGTCAACATCATCGCGCGCCCGCCCGGCAAGAAGCCCGCCAGCATCGGCCTGCTCTCCGGCGGCGAGAAAGCGCTGACCGCGGTGTCGCTGGTGTTCTCGATTTTCCGCCTCAACCCCGCGCCGTTCTGCCTGCTCGACGAGGTCGACGCCCCGCTCGACGAAGCCAACGTCGGCCGCTTCAGCCAGATGGTGGTCGAGATGAGCAAGAGCGTGCAGTTCCTGGTCGTCTCGCACAACAAGGTCACCATGGAAGCCGCCAGCCAGCTCGCCGGCGTCACCATGCGCGAACCCGGCGTGTCGCGCCTGGTCAGCGTGGACCTGGCAGAGGCCACGCGCCTGGTGGGGTGA
- a CDS encoding M13 family metallopeptidase, producing MFAWLVPAQAADSGLVAGDLDPAVSACQDFNQYANGGWLARNPVPPAYSSWGSFNEIEDRNNERLLRIAREAAAQRDATEGSPQWLVGRFFRSATDPAQLEALQFAPIQADLDAIAAIRARSELQPLIQRLHRDGVPVLFHLVAQPDLKDPGQVIAYAFQGGLGLPNRDFYLRHDAESRRQLEAYREHIARMLALAGSSMRRSQADAGRIVALETRLARAHLSREELRDPARSYHLRSVGEASATTPGFDWRGYLDAVGLAHAQQFSLSHPAHFSTVAQGIAQWPLASWRAYLRWQLLRHSAPFLHAAMVDESFRFYGATLRGQKRLRPREIRAIEQMNQRLGEPLGQLFVERHFRPEAKARMLALVEQLRSALRLRIESLPWLGEGSRAEALRKWASFGAKIGYPDRWRDHSGLILAPDTLLANVRALDRFRQAQEYARVGRPADRSEWYIAPQQVNAYYNPLLNEIVFPAGILQPPFFDPDADDALNFGAIGAVIGHELMHAFDDAGSRFDAQGRLRDWWSTRDRAEFERRAQRLIAQAGEFATPDGLRLNGKASLGENIADLGGVSLAYQAFVSTLPGSGSAIDGYTPQQRFFLGWARVWRRNWTPEALRLHIQTGPHAPGAFRVNAPLANMPEFHSAFGCTRGDPMVRIGSERVEIW from the coding sequence GTGTTCGCCTGGCTGGTCCCGGCGCAGGCCGCCGACAGCGGGCTGGTTGCCGGTGACCTGGATCCCGCCGTCTCCGCCTGCCAGGACTTCAACCAGTACGCCAACGGCGGCTGGTTGGCGCGCAATCCGGTGCCGCCGGCGTACTCGAGCTGGGGCAGTTTCAACGAGATCGAGGATCGCAACAACGAACGCTTGCTGCGGATCGCGCGCGAGGCGGCGGCGCAGCGGGACGCGACCGAAGGATCGCCGCAGTGGCTGGTCGGGCGCTTCTTCCGCTCGGCGACCGACCCGGCGCAACTGGAGGCCCTGCAGTTTGCGCCGATCCAGGCCGACCTGGACGCGATTGCCGCCATCCGCGCGCGCTCGGAGCTGCAGCCGCTGATCCAGCGCCTGCACCGGGACGGGGTACCGGTGTTGTTCCACCTGGTGGCGCAGCCTGACCTGAAGGACCCCGGACAGGTCATCGCCTATGCCTTCCAGGGTGGACTGGGCCTGCCGAACCGCGACTTCTACCTGCGCCACGATGCCGAGTCGCGCCGGCAACTGGAGGCCTATCGCGAGCACATCGCGCGCATGCTCGCGCTTGCCGGCAGCAGCATGCGCCGCTCGCAGGCCGACGCGGGGCGCATCGTGGCGCTCGAAACCCGGCTGGCGCGCGCACACCTCTCGCGCGAAGAACTGCGCGATCCTGCCCGCAGCTACCACTTGCGCAGCGTGGGCGAGGCGAGCGCCACAACGCCGGGCTTCGACTGGCGCGGATACCTGGACGCCGTGGGGCTCGCCCACGCGCAGCAGTTTTCGCTGTCGCACCCGGCGCATTTTTCCACGGTGGCGCAGGGCATCGCGCAATGGCCGCTGGCGAGCTGGCGCGCGTACCTGCGTTGGCAGCTGCTGCGCCATTCCGCGCCCTTCCTGCATGCCGCGATGGTGGACGAGAGCTTTCGCTTCTACGGCGCCACCCTGCGCGGCCAGAAACGCCTGCGGCCGCGCGAGATTCGCGCCATCGAGCAGATGAACCAGCGCCTGGGAGAGCCGCTGGGGCAGTTGTTCGTCGAGCGCCATTTCCGCCCGGAGGCCAAGGCACGGATGCTGGCGCTGGTCGAGCAATTGCGCTCGGCCCTGCGCCTTCGCATCGAGTCGCTACCCTGGCTGGGCGAGGGCAGCCGCGCCGAGGCCTTGCGCAAATGGGCCAGCTTCGGCGCGAAGATCGGCTATCCCGACCGCTGGCGCGACCATTCCGGGCTGATCCTGGCGCCGGACACGCTACTCGCCAACGTGCGTGCCCTCGACCGTTTCCGCCAGGCGCAGGAGTACGCGCGTGTGGGCCGTCCGGCGGACCGCAGCGAGTGGTACATCGCGCCGCAGCAGGTCAACGCCTACTACAACCCGTTGTTGAACGAGATCGTGTTTCCGGCCGGCATCCTGCAGCCGCCGTTCTTCGATCCGGACGCCGACGACGCCCTGAATTTCGGCGCCATCGGCGCGGTGATCGGACACGAACTGATGCATGCCTTCGACGATGCCGGCAGCCGCTTCGATGCGCAGGGCCGGCTGCGCGACTGGTGGAGCACCCGGGACCGCGCCGAATTCGAACGCCGCGCGCAGCGGCTCATCGCGCAGGCCGGCGAGTTTGCAACGCCCGACGGCCTCAGGCTCAATGGCAAGGCAAGCCTGGGCGAGAACATCGCCGACCTCGGCGGCGTCAGCCTCGCCTACCAGGCATTTGTTTCGACTCTGCCCGGCAGCGGGTCTGCAATCGACGGCTACACCCCGCAGCAGCGCTTCTTCCTTGGCTGGGCCCGCGTGTGGCGGCGCAACTGGACCCCCGAAGCCTTGCGCCTGCACATCCAGACCGGGCCGCACGCGCCGGGCGCCTTCCGCGTCAACGCGCCGCTGGCCAACATGCCCGAGTTCCACTCTGCCTTCGGGTGTACGCGCGGCGATCCGATGGTGCGGATCGGGAGTGAACGGGTGGAAATCTGGTGA